The nucleotide sequence AGGAGCTATTATTCTTGAAGATTACGAACATGCTAAAGCAAGAGGTGCTAAGATTTATGCTGAGGTTGTTGGAGGCGGAATGTCTTCTGATGCTCATCATATGACAGCTCCTCACCCTGAAGGAATTGGTGTTATGGCTGTAATGAGAAATTGTTTAGAAAATGCTGGAATTTCTCCTTCTGAAGTTGATCATATAAATACTCATGGTACATCGACACCTCTAGGTGATGTGGCTGAGTTAAAAGCGATTAGTGAAGTGTTTGGAGAGCATACTAAAAACATTAGCATAAATTCTACTAAATCGATGACTGGTCATTTATTAGGTGCTGCTGGTGCTATTGAATCTATTGCATCAATTCTTGCAATAGAACATGGTATTGTACCACCAACAATAAATCATACTGTGGTTGATGAGACTATAGATTCTAACTTGAATTTAATTCTAAACAAAGCACAAAAAAGAGACGTTAAGGTTGCTATGAGTAATACATTTGGATTTGGCGGACACAACGCTTGTGTATTATTCAAGAAACTAGATTAAATCCCGAATGAAATTCATTCGTAACATATTGAAAAAAAATTCCCGTTCTGATGAAGGCGGGAATTTTTTTGCTCAATTACATCAAATTTTAGGGTTTCAGCCTAAAAGTATCGACTTCTATAAAAAAGCTTTTACCCATAGGTCAATGAATATTCGTGACGGGGAGGGAACTCCTATTAATTACGAACGATTAGAATTTGTTGGAGATGCTATGCTTAGTGCGGTAATTGCAACGCATTTATTTAAAGAAGTACCTCAAGGAGATGAAGGTTACTTAACAAAAATGCGTTCTAAAATTGTAAGTAGAGAGCACCTTAACGAATTAGGAAAAGAGTTAAACCTTATAGATTTAGTCGTAAGTAAAATACCAACCGATAATTTCGGAAATAATATTCACGGTAATTTATTTGAAGCTTTAGTAGGTGCTATATTTTTAGATAAAGGATATTCTGTCTGTGAAAAGTTTATTTATAAGCGCGTTATTATACCTCATGTAGATATAGAAACATTAGAAGGTAAAGTTATTAGCTACAAAAGCTTACTAATTGAGTGGTGCCAGAAAGAAAAGAAAAACTTCAATTACAATGTTTATGAGGATACAGGAAATGATCAATTAAAACACTTTTCTGTAAAATTATCTATAAATAACAAGGTCATTGCAAAGGCCAGAGCTACTTCAAAAAAGAAAGCAGAAGAGAAAGCATCAAAACGAGCATTCTTTGCATTTCAGGGAAAAATTTCTAGAGCTATTTAAATTAAAGTTGCTACTAAATCGTTTTCGTGCTATTTTATTATCAAGTAACAAAAAACATAAGTAATTGTAGTGTTAAAATACTATATTTACATTTCATAATTTAAACGTTATGGCGTTACACAAGCTACTTGTTGATGATTTTGATGTTGAAACATATTCTCTTTTAGCAATTCATTGCACTATTGAAGATTATCGTGTTGCCTACCTTTTAAATAAACAGCTTCAAATAAATTTACAAAGAAAACCTCAAGACCTAGATTTTAAATATACAGCTTCATCTTTTTCTATTTTTGAATGGGAAGATAAAAAGCAACAAATGATTTGGAATTTAGTGTCTAATGTTTGTAAAAAAGAAGAAGAGAGTATAGCAAGTACAGGATTATTATTTGAAGCACAAAGCAGTATATTAAGAATACATAATTTAATCCCAGAGTATAAAAAAGTGAATTATTTGTTGAAAATTGACAATGATGGAAATTTTATTGACGAAAAAGCAATAATTCAAAAAATTCAAGAAATATCTCAGATTGCTGCAGTTTACAGTATAGATGTAATGCAGTTAAAATCTAAAGACAATTTAATTTTTAATTAATGGTTAATAAAAGAAAAAAAACCAAAATAGTTGCAACCCTAGGACCATCGACAAGCAAAAAAGAAACACTTAAAGCAATGCTAGATGAAGGTGCAAATGTGTTTCGTATTAATTTTTCACATGCTAATTATGATGATGTAAAAAAGAGAATTGCGCTTATTAGAGAGTTAAACGACGAGTATGGTTATAATGCTGCAATTTTGGGAGATTTACAAGGTCCAAAATTACGTGTAGGCAAAATGCAGGAAGAAGTTATTGTAAATGAAGGTGATGAAATAATATTTGCTACAGGTAAAAAGTTTGAAGGTACAAAGGAACGTGTATACATGACCTACGACAGATTTCCGCAAGATGCAAAACCTGGAGAACGGATATTATTGGATGATGGAAAGTTAATTTTTGAAGTAGTTTCAACCGATAAGAAAAGTGAAGTAAAAGCAAGAGTTATTCAAGGAGGACCTTTAAAATCCAAAAAAGGAGTCAACCTTCCAAATACAAATATATCTCAACCTGCGTTAACTGAGAAAGATATTAAAGACGCCATTTTTGCTATTGAACAAAATGTTGATTGGATTGCTCTATCTTTTGTACGTCACGCAGAAGATTTAATGCAACTTGAAGAACTTATCAAGGAGCATAGTGAGCATAAAATTCCAATAATTGCTAAAATTGAAAAGCCTGAAGCTGTAGAGAATATTGATAAAATTGTAGCCTACTGCGATGGCTTAATGGTAGCGCGTGGTGATTTAGGAGTAGAAATTCCAGCTGAAGAAGTACCGCTTATTCAAAAGAAGTTAGTGTTGCGTGCTAAAAAAGCAAGAATTCCAGTAATTATTGCCACCCAGATGATGGAGACAATGATTAACAGCTTAACGCCAACAAGAGCTGAAGTTAACGATGTAGCAAACTCGGTAATGGATGGTGCAGATGCAGTAATGTTGTCAGGAGAAACGTCTGTAGGTAATTATCCAGTGCAAGTGATACGACAAATGTCTAATATCATTAAAAGTGTAGAGAACTCGAAATTAATTAAAGTACCACAAGAGCCACCTCATATTCGCACAAATAGATATATAACTAAATCTATTTGTTATCATGCAGCTAATATGGCTAACGAGATAAGTGCAAAAGCAATTTCTACATTAACAAATAGTGGTTATACAGCGTTTCAAATTTCGGCATGGCGACCAGATGCGCACATTTTAGTATTTACATCAAACAAACGTATTTTAACACAACTCAATTTACTTTGGGGAGTTAAGGCTTTTTATTATGATAAGTTTGTAAGTACCGATGAAACCATTGAAGATGTAAATGCCATTGCTTGCAAAAAAGGCTATTTAGATGTTGGAGACATGCTTATTAGTTTAGCAGCAATGCCTATACAAGACAAAGGAATGGTAAATACCTTACGTGTTACCGAAATTACGAGTTGTAGTTTTTAAAGGAAAGGTTTGTTTAACGTTTAGTTACGGGTTATACATCTTTGTTGTGAGCTGTCTTTTAATTTAAAATGATATTTTGTAGCTAATATTTGGAATTATTAATGCCTCTCTAAATTCTTCAACTATATTGGTCTTAATATTATATCGATGACCTTGGAATTCTTTGTAATTTGTTGCATTTAATATTTTTAGAGATAATTTTTGAGTAGTTTTCTTTTTGTACCATTCGTAATTCATGGTAAAATGAGTCATAAATGACGTTTTTGCTTTTTCTGTAAAAGGTGTCGTTTCATTATAAATAACATCTTGTTCCATTACAGAAGCGGTATTATCAATTATTGAATATCTATCACCTCCTTGTATACTTAATCTTAAGTTTAATCCAAGAACATTTTGTTTATTCTTTCCAATTCTAAATTCTTTTCCAGCTAAAGCATTAAAAAGATAGTTTTTATTGAACCTTGTGTTATACCATTTTTGATTATCTGTTTTGTATTTAGAATCAAATATAGAAGCAGAAATTAAATAGTAGAAACCATTGTTTATGTATTGCTCTAAAGTTAAGTCTAAACCATAGTTTTTTCCTTTTCCATTATTAATATATGTATCATTTATAAACCAATCATTTTGTAAATTTATAAGAGACGTTGTAGTGCTTTCTATAGTGGGAATGTTGAATAAGTATTGAAAATAAGGCTCAACCTTTAAATGTGTTTTTTCTGAAATATGCCAATCATATGTAAATATAAAGTGGTGTGCTTTTGAAAAATCTAAATCTTTATTAGCTTGATTGGAACTTGAATTATTGGTAGTAGCAAGATAAATATTTAGGGGTTCAATTCTACTGTGCAAACCATAACCAAAACTTACTATATTCTTGTCATTTAATTCATGACTTATTCCCAAACGAGGTTCAAGTGTAAAACTATTATTTAATGTGAATAGCTGAGCATTTAAACCAACATTTAATTGCCAATTTTTAAATGAAAAAGAAGAACTTGAATGTCCAGATATTAAAGAACTGAAGCCTTCTTCTGAAACTAATGTGTTTAAGCCATTTGTAGTATCTTGATTTTCTTTTAAACTGATGTTAAATCCTAAGCCTCTTAGTGTAATTCCTGTTTTATTAGTGTGTTTTGAATTGAATTTTTTATTTAAGAATGACTTAAAAGTAATGTTGTAGTTTATATTATCTATTTCATTTTCTGGTTGCAATTGTGAATTATCATCTAGTCTATCTGTTTTTAAATCGATACCATTTGTAGATATTGCTAATGTAGAATTTAAATATGCAGAATTTTCAAAAATAAGTCTGTGATTTAACCCAAATGCTCCCATATACTGTTTTACATCCTGTTTTTCAATATCTTGATAGTAGATTTGTTTTTCAACTTTTGTTTTAGGTTTTATACCAGATTTATCTATCAATCCAATTCCCCAAATAGAGAATAATCCGGTTCTTTTTGTAGGGAGTTTTATTTTAAAAGATAAGTCTTGGTAATTTGTGCCTTCCGCACCTTCTGGTAACAAAGATGAAACAAGACCTAATGTTGAATATCTGTAATTTACGAGATATGTAGCATTGTTTTTTATATTTAGTGGGCCTTCTGAGGCGAAGTCTATCCCAATAGCCCCAATGTCAAAACTATGTTCAAAATTAGAGCTATTGCCATTTCGCATTCTAATATCAAAAACTCCAGACAAAGCATTATTATACTCAGCAGGAAATGCTCCTGTAAAGAAATCAGAGTTTGCTAATAAATTACTACTTAAGGCTGTTAATCCACCACCACCAAAAGATCCTAAATCTGCAAAATGATTTGGATTAGGTATTTCAATACCTTCAATTTTCCATTGCAAGTATTTAGGTGCATTTCCTCTAATAACAATTGCATTGTTACTAAGGCTACTGGCTACTCCTGGAAAAGATGATGCCAAACGTGCTGGATCATCAAAACCTCCAGCGTATCTATTTGCCTCTTCTACGCTTAGCATTCGTGCACTAACAGCTGCCATTTTGTTGAGAGGTTTAGCTTTTACAAGTCTAGGTTTTATAACGATTTCATCTAATGCAAACGCACTTTCTGTAAGAGTTATGGTTAGAACAACTTCTTTAGCCGATGTTACGATAACTTCTGGAAATATAACTGGCTCATAGCCTAAGTAAGAAGCTTCCAAATCATATCTACCAATAGGAACATTTTCAATAAGGAAGTTTCCATCCATATCAGAGGTTGTTCCAATAATTGGGTCAGTACCTCTTATTACTATTGTGGCAAAAGGGATAGGTTCTTTCGAAGAATTATCGATTACTTTACCTTTAATGTTTTGCGTTAAATCTTGGGCATTAATAAAGAAGGTTGAGATTAAATAAGCGAACAAAAAAATATTCTTGACCATAAAATAGAGTGTCGTTATATGATCTCCAAAATTAGATAAGAATGTTTGTTTTTATGTTCGAAGTTATATTGTAGAACCTATTTTTTATAGAATATAACTATTTGATATTCAATGAGTACGTTTTTTAAAAGTTTAACGTTATAAAGAAGAACTACTTTTTTTAAATTCTGAAGGTGTTTGCCCACTAATTTTT is from Pontimicrobium sp. SW4 and encodes:
- the rnc gene encoding ribonuclease III; its protein translation is MKFIRNILKKNSRSDEGGNFFAQLHQILGFQPKSIDFYKKAFTHRSMNIRDGEGTPINYERLEFVGDAMLSAVIATHLFKEVPQGDEGYLTKMRSKIVSREHLNELGKELNLIDLVVSKIPTDNFGNNIHGNLFEALVGAIFLDKGYSVCEKFIYKRVIIPHVDIETLEGKVISYKSLLIEWCQKEKKNFNYNVYEDTGNDQLKHFSVKLSINNKVIAKARATSKKKAEEKASKRAFFAFQGKISRAI
- a CDS encoding IPExxxVDY family protein → MALHKLLVDDFDVETYSLLAIHCTIEDYRVAYLLNKQLQINLQRKPQDLDFKYTASSFSIFEWEDKKQQMIWNLVSNVCKKEEESIASTGLLFEAQSSILRIHNLIPEYKKVNYLLKIDNDGNFIDEKAIIQKIQEISQIAAVYSIDVMQLKSKDNLIFN
- the pyk gene encoding pyruvate kinase, with amino-acid sequence MVNKRKKTKIVATLGPSTSKKETLKAMLDEGANVFRINFSHANYDDVKKRIALIRELNDEYGYNAAILGDLQGPKLRVGKMQEEVIVNEGDEIIFATGKKFEGTKERVYMTYDRFPQDAKPGERILLDDGKLIFEVVSTDKKSEVKARVIQGGPLKSKKGVNLPNTNISQPALTEKDIKDAIFAIEQNVDWIALSFVRHAEDLMQLEELIKEHSEHKIPIIAKIEKPEAVENIDKIVAYCDGLMVARGDLGVEIPAEEVPLIQKKLVLRAKKARIPVIIATQMMETMINSLTPTRAEVNDVANSVMDGADAVMLSGETSVGNYPVQVIRQMSNIIKSVENSKLIKVPQEPPHIRTNRYITKSICYHAANMANEISAKAISTLTNSGYTAFQISAWRPDAHILVFTSNKRILTQLNLLWGVKAFYYDKFVSTDETIEDVNAIACKKGYLDVGDMLISLAAMPIQDKGMVNTLRVTEITSCSF
- a CDS encoding TonB-dependent receptor, with the translated sequence MVKNIFLFAYLISTFFINAQDLTQNIKGKVIDNSSKEPIPFATIVIRGTDPIIGTTSDMDGNFLIENVPIGRYDLEASYLGYEPVIFPEVIVTSAKEVVLTITLTESAFALDEIVIKPRLVKAKPLNKMAAVSARMLSVEEANRYAGGFDDPARLASSFPGVASSLSNNAIVIRGNAPKYLQWKIEGIEIPNPNHFADLGSFGGGGLTALSSNLLANSDFFTGAFPAEYNNALSGVFDIRMRNGNSSNFEHSFDIGAIGIDFASEGPLNIKNNATYLVNYRYSTLGLVSSLLPEGAEGTNYQDLSFKIKLPTKRTGLFSIWGIGLIDKSGIKPKTKVEKQIYYQDIEKQDVKQYMGAFGLNHRLIFENSAYLNSTLAISTNGIDLKTDRLDDNSQLQPENEIDNINYNITFKSFLNKKFNSKHTNKTGITLRGLGFNISLKENQDTTNGLNTLVSEEGFSSLISGHSSSSFSFKNWQLNVGLNAQLFTLNNSFTLEPRLGISHELNDKNIVSFGYGLHSRIEPLNIYLATTNNSSSNQANKDLDFSKAHHFIFTYDWHISEKTHLKVEPYFQYLFNIPTIESTTTSLINLQNDWFINDTYINNGKGKNYGLDLTLEQYINNGFYYLISASIFDSKYKTDNQKWYNTRFNKNYLFNALAGKEFRIGKNKQNVLGLNLRLSIQGGDRYSIIDNTASVMEQDVIYNETTPFTEKAKTSFMTHFTMNYEWYKKKTTQKLSLKILNATNYKEFQGHRYNIKTNIVEEFREALIIPNISYKISF